In Deltaproteobacteria bacterium, the genomic window TTTTATCAAAATAATATATTTGAGAATAAGAAGGTTTGTGTAGTGTAATGGAAAATTTCCTGTTTTAAAAGGATTATACATCTAAATAAGGTATTTTTGAATTCTGAGCCAGCTGCAAAAGCTGGACAGTTCTGGGTGATTATCACAAAAAAGCACGTTTTGGATCAAACAGCCTCATAGCGATCAGTGTTTTTGCAGAAGGATATGACATTTTCTTAAGCTCGCGTGCTATCTTAAGAACCCAGCCTGTTTTTTCCTTTACTACCTTAATATGTGCATCAATATCCATACTTTCTTTATATGGATATCTTGTAAAGATCAGTTCATCATGCTCATCCTTTTCAAAAACCCCCATATCGGATACAACTGCTTTAACCCGTTTACCGGGTCCGGTTATATAAGAAACGTTTTCTACAAATCTCATCTGATTTAAAGGACATACAACAATGCTTTCTTGCGCCCCGACTGTAACATCATTTCCTCCACCCGAGCCGACAAGAAATATACCGTCGCCTACCCTTGTCGAATTGATATTACCGGTTCTATCAACCTGTCCAGCACCTACTATACCTATGGTCCTGTTAGCATACCCCCCAACCATCAACCCAAGTGCTTCAAATGCACCAGTAAGATTTTTGCATGCCGGGATATTGGCGAAATTGAATATAAATGGATTGCCGGGTCTCGGATAATATCCGTAAAATCCTACCTCCGCGATAAGCTCTATATCAATACCTGCTTTTTTGAGTCTTAATGCAGATAACCATGCCGCAAGGTTTGAGTTGCCAATACCTGCAAGTATAGCCTTATATCCGTTAGTCTTTATCTTCTCATCAAGAATATCAGCTGCAACGGCTGTCATAAGCTCATATTTTGAAGGTTGATCGGATGCTGAGATATCATTTATCGTATCCTTGATTTCATCTGCCCATGATAATGGCTTTGATTTACCCTTTAAATAAAGGAGCCTTTTACTGCCAAGCTTCAGAAGGTAATCATCGTGGTCTTTTAAATCAGTTATCCATTCCCTGATCCATGAATTTAAAGTATCTACCGATTTTGCTGCCTCTCTGAAATCGAGTATAAAATCATAATCTTCCGAGTAGCTGTCAAAACCGTGAAAACCGCTTTCAGCCATACCGCTTGGATGCGCACCAAACTCCATAGGAATAACAGCTTTAACAAGATAGGATGGCAGTCTTGATAGGTGTGAATACTGCCTTATTGTATTATCATCCACTATGTGTTCTGCAGATAAAATCACGCCGTTCTTGCTCGCATAAGCACCATAGAGATCCTCGGCATAGGGCGGCGTAAAAATGGCATGCCCTGCCCTATCAGCGGCAAATGCATGATATATTGAAATATCGGGATTAAGGGCTTTAAGTAAACCAATCTGTTTTGTTCTGTCGAATGGGGAATCTATACGTTTAAAGTCATCGGTATTCTCTTTCTCCATCGTACTATTAAGTATTGAATTAGAAGGCATAAAACCTATACCAAGTGCGCCTGCCATGAGTCTTAATGTAAATGTTAAAATAGTCCAGTTCTCTATCTCAACTTGCTTATTTAAGTACATGTTCTGAACAACGATGTTGGGTGATGGAGACGGATAAGGATCACCGGCGTAGGTTGTTATAACCTTTTTGACCATGCCAAGATGCATCATTGCTATAACGTGATTTATTGCCCCAAGTGTTATAATATCAAAATTAGGTTTTGACTTATGGAACTGTCTTATAAGTTCATAAGATAGTCCATAAGGTATGGCATGTGTTATGCCGAGATGTATTGACATGCCAGGCTTTATAAAACGGTTTATAGCATCTTGAGGTGTCATAATCTTATTTTCACCGTCAAGTGAAGGTATTTCATATAATGAATCGATTACACTTCTTATGTCCTTACTCATAAAGCTTCTCTTTGATTAATAACCTTCCATATCTTGTTGACCGTAAGTGCTGTTTCAGCAAAATCACCTGAATTGTCTATAACAAAGTCAGCCCGTTTTAACTTATCTTCAATAGGCATCTGTGCGTGTATACGATCGGCGATATCCTTGTATGTAAGTTCTTCATTCCTATGATGAATACGTTTTATTTGAATATCCTGATTACACGCAACAACAATAACAGGTTTTAACCAGTTTTCTGCTCCCGTTTCATATAACAGCGGTACATCAATTATAATAACACCTTCCCTGTCTTTATATCTTTCTATTACTGACCTGATCTCTTTGAATACATAAGGATGGATTAATTGCTCAAGCCATTTTTTTTCTTCATCGTTCTTTAAAATAGTCCTTGCAAGTCCGTATCTGTCAATTTCATTATGTCTATCGAGTATACCTTGCCCGTATCTCTTTATAACCTCGGTGTATCCATTCCGGCCAATGGACAGATACTCCTTGGCGATCTTATCTGAATCAATAACCAATGCGCCAAGTGATTCAAATATCTTTGCAACGGTTGACTTTCCGGTTCCAATCCCACCTGTAAGTCCAACAACCTTCATAATAGAAACTAATTATTTTGTATTGATTGGAAAGTCAAGAAAACAATCGCAAACCCTGCTCTTGGCAGGTTCATTGAGCTTGTGTACTGCCAATTGCCAAGTGTCCCATCTGTCATCACCTGTCATCACCTGTGCATACTCAACAGAGTCTGTGATCAGGCTGTCCGACAATTCAAAAAGTATCAAGTTTATCATTCTGAACGAAGTGAAGAACCTAATCTTTTTAGCAAGATACAAAAACGAGATTCTTCGGCTACGCCTCAGAATGACAATTGTCGGACAGCCTGCTAAGTCTGATGAAAATCCATAAGTATTCATTAACCTTTTCCTTAAATCCCACATAGCTCCTCTTGCCGGAACTGTCTATAGCTATACCAAATGGCCGCTGCCTACACTTGCAGTATTGCTTTACATCACGAGCAGAGTTCACATTTCACCGGTACATAAATACTGTTAATGATGTCTCCATTTTCATCGAGGATAAAAATGTTTTTATTACTATTTGGTACACTTCCCACCCAAACAGTATCATCTAATGGTGATATCGCAATATAAGTGATGCAATTCAAATTTTTGATAGTTAATTGTTTAATTACTTTACCATAGGGATCGAGCACATCTATTTTGTTATTGCTCCCGATCCATACATTCCCTGTTTTGGGAGATACAGCCATTGTTGATGCATAGATATCAAGATCCTTCTGAAATTGGACGGTGCCATCTGGTAACAACGCAAGTACGGTTGTTGTAGCAGGGTTCCCCATCCATATATCATTTGTGACTGGATTCACGATTATCCATTTTTCATTTATACCGCCACAATCTATCTGATATGGCTCAAAGGACTCTACAATATTAATAGGATAGGGCCCGTATACAAGTCCGGTAAATGAATATCCGGACAAATAACCGGGTGACCATGCCCATATAGTACCGTTGATGGTCGAGATAGCAAGTTTCACATAGACAAGCACGTTAAAAGACGATATGGAAGGTGGGGGCAACGTATATGATGTTAAGGTTTGACCGCTTATATTTAAAGCTTCCAACTCCGGAGTTATAATCCCGGTACTGGTATAATTCTGACCACCTACCCAACCTATATCCGTGGATGCCGAAACTTTTACAGATGTTAGCATAGGAATATCTGTGGTTATTTGTGTTACAAGATTATCTTGTGAATTGTATATTGTTAACATAGTGGAGCTGTTTCCGGAACTGTTAGTGACTTCCCATATATTACCATCATTAGAGATATCTATCATATCAGAATACCAGCCTAACATATTTGGTATCATTTTATTAGCTATTATATTCCCCTGTGGATTAATCGCTAAGAGTTGAGCCATGCCGAGTAAATATGCAGTACCATCAACGGAAAAAATGATTGAATGTGGCCCACATGGACTACAACCTTGGCCATTGGTTCTTGAAGACAAATTACAACCACTGATCAACAACACAGCAGA contains:
- the coaE gene encoding dephospho-CoA kinase (Dephospho-CoA kinase (CoaE) performs the final step in coenzyme A biosynthesis.), translated to MKVVGLTGGIGTGKSTVAKIFESLGALVIDSDKIAKEYLSIGRNGYTEVIKRYGQGILDRHNEIDRYGLARTILKNDEEKKWLEQLIHPYVFKEIRSVIERYKDREGVIIIDVPLLYETGAENWLKPVIVVACNQDIQIKRIHHRNEELTYKDIADRIHAQMPIEDKLKRADFVIDNSGDFAETALTVNKIWKVINQREAL